A window from Primulina eburnea isolate SZY01 chromosome 2, ASM2296580v1, whole genome shotgun sequence encodes these proteins:
- the LOC140824170 gene encoding uncharacterized protein, with product MMISIELLFGKKRRVNKEGDFDGQELQITVEKINDYIHQKSEGKLEIKETKKDILTKALNSDEHGGRVRAVGGHITPTLYFNVGRSWKTEDVDRKLMIEQKKELIEARKLIQEQDTRIQKLQAIVYKKGSWDSEIDDKGSCSVKLHQVNENEMKIDKCFPSYEDLNDVEIKVVEKSVALQGQAVILTLDSSTDIVAYGTVVEVNGANNLLHGVPLPQNCMRVSIDEAMQKSALLPIPIPNECENVGDAVGTHVAWPNHLIMLRQEKRQRHKTVSFERNQTLSSNVPRAVRMVYCYCKTALENGRKLSFLLDYEVFADDYEVNLHFEDISPLYHLEPISGNCIVVYICIPNLQKNTHDKTGKTERLNKRASSLADRLSGAAMDQVVLVPSCCGFHWTLTVIEPYKEIVYLVDSLSHRIRDEDWKYVVEMALRLFNSTKGRKGRKRVQWEVIKAPKQPDANNVVIMR from the exons ATGATGATATCAATAGAGctattatttggaaaaaaaaggCGAGTGAATAAAGAAGGGGATTTTGATGGCCAAGAGTTGCAAATAACAGTAGAAAAGATT AATGATTACATACATCAAAAGAGTGAAGGGAAACTTGAAATAAAAGAGACGAAAAAGGATATTCTCACGAAAGCACTCAATTCAGATGAACATGGTGGACGTGTGAGAGCTGTTGGAGGTCACATAACTCCAACATTATATTTCAATGTTGGTAGAAGTTGGAAGACTGAGGATGTCGACAGAAAGCTAATGATTGAGCAAAAAAAAGAGTTGATCGAGGCTAGAAAATTAATTCAAGAGCAAGATACAcgcattcaaaaacttcaagcAATTGTCTACAAAAAAGGTTCATGGGACAGTGAGATTGATGACAAAGGAAGTTGTTCGGTAAAATTGCATCAAGTGAATGAAAATGAAATGAAAATCGACAAGTGTTTCCCCAGTTATGAAGATTTGAATGACGTCGAAATTAAAGTTGTGGAAAAATCTGTTGCTTTACAG GGTCAAGCGGTTATTCTGACATTGGATTCTAGCACAGACATTGTTGCATATGGAACAGTTGTTGAGGTCAATGGAGCTAATAACTTGCTTCATGGTGTTCCATTACCTCAAAATTGCATGCGTGTATCCATTGATGAGGCAATGCAAAAATCAGCACTTTTGCCAATTCCGATTCCCAATGAATGTGAAAATGTTGGGGATGCCGTAGGAACACATGTTGCTTGGCCAAATCACCTGATAATGCTACGACAAGAG AAGCGTCAAAGACACAAAACCGTCAGTTTCGAAAGAAACCAGACTTTGTCATCAAATGTGCCAAGAGCAGTGCGCATGGTGTATTGTTATTGTAAGACAGCCCTTGAAAATGGAAGGAAATTATCATTTCTTTTGGATTATGAAGTATTTGCTGATGACTATGAAGTTAACTTGCACTTTGAGGACATCAGTCCTTTGTATCACTTGGAGCCAATTTCTGGAAATTGTATAGTTGTCTACATTTG CATCCCAAATTTGCAAAAAAATACACACGACAAAACAGGTAAAACTGAAAGGTTGAACAAGAGGGCGAGTTCTTTAGCGGATAGGCTAAGTGGTGCAGCAATGGATCAAGTGGTTTTGGTTCCAAGTTGTTGTGG TTTTCATTGGACTCTCACCGTCATCGAGCCTTATAAGGAGATTGTTTATTTGGTGGATTCCCTAAGTCACCGCATTCGCGATGAGGATTGGAAATATGTTGTGGAAAT GGCGTTAAGATTGTTTAACTCAACTAAGGGAAGGAAAGGAAGAAAGCGTGTACAATGGGAAGTCATAAAG GCTCCTAAGCAACCGGATGCAAACAATGTGGTTATTATGAGATGA
- the LOC140823003 gene encoding uncharacterized protein: protein MDKEWMSKYRLSHEFDVGVESFLQFALKNAIHSDAIPCPCARCGNLKKKNVETIRAHLYCNGIDLTYHTWIWHGERSTKGNSMNDNDRVGQDEHKSFSEEPIDMVHCAYESYAENPSQFSKLLEDADKPLYPGCAKFTKLSAVVKLFNLKAKYSWSDKSFTDLLILLGEMLPDHNELPSSLYDAKKSLRALGMDYVKIHACPNDCILYRKEYEDFANCPTCGTSRWKLGNKSKVKEGIPAKVLWYFPPIPRFQRMFRNKAISKELTWHADKRIRDGYLRHPADSPSWKLVDRMWPDFAYEPRNLRLAISADGINPHSLMSSAYSCWPVLMITYNLSPWLCMKRKFVMLTLLISGPRQPGNDIDVYLAPLVDDLKCLWDKGVEAYDAYREESFSLRAVLLWTINDFPVYGNMSGCVVKGYHACPICAEETYSTRLKHCRKMSFTGHRRFLPSSHPYRRQKKAFNGKQEFNLAPKPLSGNEILERVQRINYHCGKFSGKLQSKNDDGITCWKKKSIFFELEYWKDLHVRHVLDVMHIEKNVCESLIGTLLDVPGKTKDGVAARLDLLEMNLRTELAPRIGEKKTFLPAACYTLSKDERRSICNSLSGVKVPVGYSSNVRNLVPMKDLKLVGLKSHDYHTLMQQLLPVAIRGVLPKHVRDTITRLCFFFNVLYSKVIDVLKLDGLQREIVLILCSLEKYFPRSFFDIMIHLTVHLVREVKLCGPIWYRHMYPFERFMKILKGYVRNRNRPEGCIAECYIAEEAVEFCSDYLSNVHTIGIPSRHREVELTKPLSGAVLHSTSHDELQRAHRHVLTNDVEIDPYVEN, encoded by the exons ATGGACAAAGAATGGATGTCAAAATATAGGCTATCACATGAATTTGATGTTGGAGTAGAGTCTTTCTTGCAGTTTGCACTAAAAAATGCTATCCATTCTGATGCAATACCTTGTCCATGTGCAAGATGTGGTAATCTAAAGAAGAAAAATGTTGAAACTATCAGGGCACATTTGTATTGTAATGGTATAGATTTGACATATCATACATGGATATGGCATGGGGAAAGATCTACGAAAGGGAACTCAATGAATGATAATGATCGAGTAGGACAAGATGAACACAAATCATTTAGTGAGGAACCTATAGATATGGTGCATTGTGCATATGAAAGTTATGCTGAGAATCCAAGCCAATTCAGTAAGCTACTTGAAGATGCAGATAAACCTTTATATCCTGGATGTGCTAAATTCACAAAGTTATCTGCAGTTGTAAAATTATTTAACTTGAAGGCAAAATATAGTTGGAGTGATAAAAGTTTCACTGATCTACTTATTTTGCTTGGAGAAATGCTTCCAGATCACAATGAATTGCCTTCATCTTTGTATGATGCAAAGAAAAGCTTACGCGCATTAGGGATGGACTATGTGAAAATTCATGCTTGTCCTAATGATTGTATCTTATACCGGAAGGAGTACGAAGATTTTGCAAATTGCCCTACTTGCGGGACGTCAAGGTGGAAGTTGGGCAACAAATCGAAGGTAAAGGAAGGAATTCCTGCAAAGGTCTTGTGGTATTTCCCACCTATTCCAAGATTTCAAAGAATGTTTCGGAATAAGGCGATATCCAAGGAGTTAACTTGGCATGCTGATAAAAGAATTCGTGATGGATACTTGCGTCATCCAGCTGATTCGCCCTCTTGGAAATTAGTTGATCGTATGTGGCCAGATTTTGCTTATGAGCCAAGAAATCTTAGATTGGCTATATCAGCAGATGGGATCAATCCTCATAGTTTGATGAGTTCTGCATATAGTTGTTGGCCTGTTTTAATGATCACATACAATCTTTCACCATGGTTGTGTATGAAGAGAAAATTTGTGATGCTTACTTTGTTGATATCTGGTCCTAGACAGCCGGGTAATGATATTGATGTTTACTTAGCACCTCTTGTTGACGACTTAAAATGCTTATGGGATAAAGGTGTTGAAGCATATGATGCATATCGAGAAGAAAGTTTCTCTCTTAGAGCTGTTCTGCTATGGACAATCAATGATTTTCCTGTATATGGGAACATGTCAGGATGTGTTGTTAAAGGATATCATGCATGTCCTATTTGTGCAGAAGAAACATATTCGACAAGGTTGAAGCATTGTAGAAAAATGTCGTTTACAGGCCATAGAAGATTTCTACCTTCAAGTCATCCTTATCGAAGACAAAAGAAGGCATTTAATGGGAAGCAAGAATTTAACCTCGCACCAAAACCATTGAGTGGCAatgaaattttagaaagagttcAAAGAATTAATTATCATTGTGGAAAATTCAGCGGAAAGCTTCAGTCAAAGAACGATGACGGGATAACATGCTGGAAAAAGAAATCAATATTCTTTGAACTTGAATATTGGAAAGATCTACATGTTCGACATGTTCTTGATGTGATGCACATTGAAAAAAATGTTTGTGAAAGTCTCATCGGTACGTTACTTGACGTTCCAGGAAAAACAAAGGATGGAGTAGCAGCAAGATTAGATCTTTTGGAAATGAATTTAAGAACTGAATTGGCACCAAGGATTGGGGAGAAGAAAACGTTTTTGCCAGCAGCATGTTACACACTAAGTAAGGATGAGAGAAGAAGTATTTGCAATTCTTTGTCGGGAGTAAAGGTACCTGTAGGTTATTCATCCAATGTTAGAAACCTTGTGCCGATGAAGGATTTGAAACTTGTTGGCTTGAAGTCACACGACTATCACACTTTAATGCAACAATTGCTTCCAGTGGCCATCCGCGGTGTCTTGCCAAAACATGTCAGAGACACTATCACCCGGCTGTGTTTCTTCTTCAATGTGTTATATAGTAAAGTGATAGACGTCTTAAAGTTGGATGGCTTGCAAAGAGAGATCGTGTTGATATTGTGTTCACTTGAAAAGTACTTCCCCCGTTCATTTTTTGATATAATGATTCATTTAACTGTTCATCTTGTGCGGGAGGTCAAATTGTGTGGACCGATTTGGTATAGGCACATGTACCCATTTGAAAGAttcatgaagattttgaaaggttATGTGCGCAATCGCAATCGGCCTGAAGGGTGTATAGCCGAATGTTACATTGCTGAAGAGGCTGTCGAATTTTGCTCAGATTATCTATCTAATGTCCACACAATTGGGATACCATCAAGGCATCGAGAAGTAGAACTTACTAAGCCTTTATCGGGAGCAGTTTTGCACTCCACTAGTCATGATGAGCTGCAACGAGCACATCGTCATGTACTGACaaatgatgttgagattgatccTTATGTCGA GAACTAA
- the LOC140822990 gene encoding uncharacterized protein: MVDLKSRFPHKAKSKKLLQDEHNRTFTNWLRDTVAHLIHHSTHEISERLKWMARGPSNKVLKYSSYLIDGVTYTTKDRDDIRVTQNSGVSLVATTMQVASAKDKNPIVSDMVFYGVIEEIWELDYHKFQIPMFKCNWVENNNGIKVDDLGFTLVNLKRIGFKSDSFILGSQAKQLFYIEDPEDPELSIVLATPTRESYEHVNGDELEDTLIHYQSFTRGLPSMGVDGAFDNEPSCLREDCDGTWVDNVKSGL, from the exons ATGGTGGATTTGAAATCAAGATTTCCTCATAAAGCCAAGTCCAAAAAGTTGTTACAAGATGAGCATAACCGAACGTTTACTAACTGGTTGCGTGATACT GTTGCACATTTAATTCACCATTCTACCCATGAAATATCAGAAAGATTGAAGTGGATGGCGCGTGGACCTAGCAACAAAGTGTTAAAGTATTCTAGTTATCTGATTGATGGGGTTACATATACTACAAAAGACCGTGATGACATACGAGTAACTCAAAACTCTGGAGTAAGCTTAGTCGCAACGACAATGCAAGTTGCCAGTGCAAAGGATAAAAACCCAATTGTTTCAGACATGGTTTTTTATGGAGTTATTGAAGAAATATGGGAACTCGATTACCACAAATTTCAAATTCCAATGTTCAAATGTAATTGGGTGGAGAATAATAATGGTATTAAAGTAGATGATCTTGGTTTCACATTGGTAAATTTGAAAAGAATTGGATTCAAATCCGactcttttatcttgggaagtCAAGCAAAGCAATTATTTTACATTGAAGATCCTGAAGATCCTGAATTGAGTATTGTACTTGCAACTCCTACTAGAGAGTCATATGAACATGTCAATGGTGATGAATTGGAAGACACTTTAATTCACTATCAATCTTTTACCAGAGGGTTACCATCTATGGGTGTTGACGGAGCATTCGACAACGAACCATCATGCCTTCGTGAAGATTGTGATGGGACTTGGGTCGACAAT GTTAAATCTGGACTATGA